In Candidatus Saccharibacteria bacterium oral taxon 488, one DNA window encodes the following:
- a CDS encoding vitamin K epoxide reductase: MFDMLRKWLSNKDSKRRQFAALALLLGSSLGLLASFVLSIEALTLAKNSHAALNCDLNSVISCSAVANHWSATLLGFPNSFIGMMTLPVMVTIAVALLAGTKFPKWFMWGAQLGAVAGLLFAGWMFYMSYVEIGALCPWCLTLDAGMLLVCYGLTRYNVVTRMVGGRRMRKFVDRGFDTFLLALVTVVIVVVILATFGRELFA, from the coding sequence ATGTTTGACATGCTGCGTAAGTGGCTCTCGAACAAAGATTCAAAACGCCGGCAGTTCGCAGCATTAGCGCTGCTGCTCGGCAGCAGTTTGGGTTTGTTGGCCTCATTTGTACTGTCGATCGAGGCGCTGACGCTTGCTAAAAATTCGCATGCTGCATTGAACTGCGACTTGAATTCGGTGATAAGCTGTTCGGCGGTGGCAAACCATTGGTCGGCGACACTACTCGGCTTTCCTAATAGTTTTATTGGTATGATGACGCTGCCGGTGATGGTGACAATTGCGGTGGCGCTGCTAGCGGGCACGAAGTTTCCGAAGTGGTTTATGTGGGGCGCGCAGCTTGGCGCGGTGGCGGGCCTTCTGTTTGCTGGTTGGATGTTTTATATGAGTTATGTTGAGATTGGTGCGTTGTGTCCGTGGTGTTTGACGCTGGATGCGGGTATGCTGCTGGTCTGTTACGGACTGACTAGATATAATGTGGTGACTAGGATGGTTGGCGGTAGGCGTATGAGAAAATTTGTCGACCGGGGATTTGACACGTTCCTGTTGGCGCTAGTGACCGTTGTGATCGTTGTTGTTATTTTAGCAACATTTGGGCGTGAGCTATTTGCATAA
- a CDS encoding ClbS/DfsB family four-helix bundle protein, whose amino-acid sequence MPIPAYKSALQHAIRHECAALWPLLEAAAPWADELVIPGQIKGTMMNPHQLASYLLGWATTVLEWGSAYHQTHTVPTIITTGYGAVAQKFYMQYADIAYSAVLTKLDETVAAIDQLIEQTSEDDLYRVVWYRTKTSGREYTMARIIELNTVAPLRNAHGRLRKAMEERG is encoded by the coding sequence ATGCCGATACCAGCCTACAAGTCAGCCTTGCAGCACGCCATTCGCCACGAGTGTGCGGCGCTGTGGCCACTGCTCGAGGCAGCCGCTCCCTGGGCGGATGAGCTGGTGATTCCGGGGCAGATAAAAGGCACGATGATGAATCCTCACCAGCTAGCCAGCTATCTACTGGGGTGGGCTACCACGGTGCTAGAGTGGGGTAGTGCATATCATCAGACTCATACGGTGCCGACGATTATTACCACTGGCTATGGTGCGGTAGCGCAAAAGTTCTATATGCAATATGCTGATATAGCGTATAGTGCCGTACTGACAAAGCTTGATGAAACGGTGGCAGCGATTGACCAACTGATCGAGCAGACATCAGAAGACGACCTCTACCGCGTCGTATGGTATCGGACGAAGACGAGCGGACGAGAGTATACTATGGCACGGATAATTGAGCTCAACACAGTCGCGCCATTGCGAAATGCACACGGTAGGTTGCGCAAGGCTATGGAGGAGAGAGGATGA
- a CDS encoding competence protein TfoX, whose amino-acid sequence MASSQAFIEYFKEQLTASGAGEIYCRKMFGDYGVYCDGVFFALVCDDTFFIKITEAGKVILGKNYSTGLAYSGAKMPMFKIDDFEDYDLMRQLIQVTCAELIKKGKGKK is encoded by the coding sequence GTGGCTAGTTCTCAAGCATTTATCGAATATTTCAAAGAGCAATTGACGGCGAGTGGCGCTGGTGAGATTTATTGTCGTAAAATGTTTGGTGATTATGGTGTTTATTGCGACGGTGTATTTTTTGCGTTGGTTTGTGACGATACCTTTTTTATTAAAATAACAGAAGCTGGCAAGGTGATTTTGGGTAAAAATTATTCGACTGGACTAGCTTATAGTGGCGCCAAAATGCCGATGTTTAAAATTGATGATTTTGAAGATTATGATTTAATGCGCCAATTAATTCAAGTAACTTGTGCCGAGTTAATAAAGAAAGGTAAGGGCAAAAAATGA
- a CDS encoding NUDIX domain-containing protein, with protein sequence MKQEIISQDPDLKVSVLKTSFVYRNQVIQAEWFDVDDKTVIPDLPWQQIYVIGDLDGKVPLVYYAHGRENLPGGHTEPGETLEQTLCREVQEELNVRVAEWRPIGYQVLTNPDGRIDHQFRAVAKLEKLGEFAGDVGGSVIGYRLVDIDEVNQRIGYGDIGERMIARAKNILKSMVIVRDRIFKKNIKG encoded by the coding sequence ATGAAGCAAGAAATAATTTCACAAGATCCAGATCTAAAGGTGTCAGTCCTAAAAACCTCCTTTGTCTATCGGAATCAGGTAATTCAAGCAGAATGGTTTGATGTTGACGACAAGACAGTGATTCCCGATTTACCATGGCAACAGATTTATGTGATTGGTGATCTTGATGGCAAGGTACCGTTGGTTTATTACGCACATGGTAGGGAAAATTTACCTGGTGGGCATACTGAGCCAGGCGAAACCCTCGAACAAACATTATGTCGTGAAGTACAAGAAGAGCTAAATGTGCGAGTGGCTGAGTGGAGACCGATTGGTTATCAAGTTTTAACCAATCCTGACGGTAGAATAGATCATCAATTTCGGGCAGTGGCGAAGCTTGAGAAGTTAGGTGAATTTGCAGGTGATGTCGGTGGCTCGGTGATTGGCTATCGCTTGGTGGATATCGATGAAGTGAATCAACGGATTGGTTATGGTGATATTGGGGAGCGTATGATAGCACGCGCAAAGAACATACTAAAATCAATGGTGATTGTGCGTGACAGGATATTTAAAAAGAATATAAAAGGTTAA
- a CDS encoding isoleucine--tRNA ligase produces the protein MKFKHGTRRRAAEYEKDWVQHWKDDDTFNKSVENRPANNSWVFYDGPPFLTGTPHHGHLLVSTVKDTMGRFHTMKGQRVERRWGWDCHGLPAEVYVEKTLGISNKKEIGAKISVSDYVKECRAAMVRTGTEWEDTIERIGRWVEFKGAYKTMDNNYMESVWWAFKKLYEEGKIYEGEKILIYCTKDATPISKSEVAMENSYQMDTDPSLFVYFKLEDEDEYLLAWTTTPWTLPANMVAAINQDVDYSLVAYGDKKFYIASDAIERVMTDEKHQPLEYSIVKTIKGAELVGKRFEPLFENRGPNAHKVLHADFVTTDDGTGLVHIAPAYGEDDYELCRKYDVPVLSLVDGDGNYTEGRWLGRNIWEVNKEIAKTLLEEGRALKIDYIRHEYPHCHRCGTKLMYRAHPSWFMDIQSQKKEMLEANEQTHWTPDNLRTGRFHNIIEQAPDWNLSRDRYWATPIPVWKGVKNDGTEVVKVIGSFAEFEELTGRRLDDYHLPQVMDVTFECDGVEMRHIGKVLDCWFESGSMPFAQFHYPFENKEKFEASFPADFIIEAIDQTRGWFYSLTAVNVALFGKSPWKNLICTGFINAADGKKMSKKLKNYTDPMELMDKTSADSFRFLMLSSPLTNGENFALADKDVMDVARKLSMIWNMYDFFTMYAEVDGWEFYGELKDPLGELTNPLDIWIVSRLHQLVTDVEKGLDDYNLQDATKPILPFLDDASNWYVRRSRRRFWKSEDDGDKNDAYRTLHYVLVRLSYILAPFTPFLAEELYHNLTGDNESIHLKDWLPAGAVDEQVLADMSRTRELINNGLSLRMKQDEHQASIKVRQPLQFAAYAGAKLAEYYEQIMAEELNVKEIRWIENLDEHLADYDVTEGAIKPESWIEISKHLTPELKREGLMREVIRHVQSARKKAGLQVDDRIILQLTTNDEQLRQAIDEHAEAIATETLAVFGEVHDNQSTATVEGAKLEIALAVVK, from the coding sequence ATGAAATTCAAACACGGCACTCGCCGCCGAGCGGCAGAATATGAAAAAGATTGGGTGCAGCACTGGAAGGACGACGATACATTCAATAAATCGGTTGAAAATCGGCCAGCTAATAATTCCTGGGTGTTTTATGACGGACCACCGTTTTTGACTGGTACGCCGCATCATGGGCATTTGTTGGTGAGCACTGTTAAGGACACGATGGGTCGCTTCCATACCATGAAGGGTCAGCGAGTTGAGCGCCGCTGGGGCTGGGATTGTCATGGACTACCAGCTGAGGTGTACGTTGAGAAAACGCTGGGAATTTCTAATAAAAAAGAAATTGGCGCGAAAATTAGTGTGTCGGATTATGTGAAGGAATGCCGTGCGGCTATGGTGCGAACTGGCACTGAGTGGGAAGACACAATTGAGCGAATCGGTCGCTGGGTTGAGTTTAAGGGTGCTTATAAAACCATGGACAATAATTACATGGAATCGGTTTGGTGGGCGTTTAAGAAGCTCTATGAAGAGGGTAAGATTTATGAGGGCGAAAAAATATTAATTTATTGTACTAAGGATGCCACGCCAATTTCTAAGAGTGAGGTAGCGATGGAGAACAGCTACCAGATGGATACCGACCCAAGCTTGTTTGTCTATTTTAAGCTGGAAGATGAAGATGAATATTTGCTTGCCTGGACGACGACGCCGTGGACCTTGCCGGCGAATATGGTGGCGGCAATCAACCAGGATGTTGATTATTCATTAGTGGCGTACGGCGATAAGAAATTCTATATCGCAAGTGATGCTATCGAAAGAGTTATGACCGATGAAAAACATCAACCGCTTGAATATTCAATTGTCAAAACGATAAAAGGTGCGGAATTGGTGGGCAAGCGATTTGAGCCGCTGTTTGAAAATCGCGGTCCAAATGCTCATAAAGTGCTGCATGCTGATTTCGTGACGACCGATGACGGTACAGGACTGGTGCACATTGCGCCGGCTTATGGCGAAGACGATTACGAACTATGCCGCAAGTATGACGTACCGGTGTTGTCGCTGGTGGATGGTGATGGCAACTATACTGAGGGCAGGTGGCTCGGTCGTAATATTTGGGAGGTCAATAAAGAGATTGCCAAGACATTGTTGGAGGAAGGCCGAGCGCTGAAAATTGACTATATTCGCCATGAGTATCCGCATTGTCACCGCTGCGGCACAAAACTGATGTATCGAGCGCATCCGAGCTGGTTCATGGATATTCAAAGTCAGAAAAAAGAAATGCTAGAGGCAAATGAACAGACTCATTGGACTCCAGATAATCTGCGGACGGGGCGATTTCATAATATTATAGAGCAGGCGCCGGATTGGAATTTGAGCCGTGATCGCTATTGGGCAACGCCGATTCCAGTGTGGAAAGGCGTCAAGAATGACGGCACGGAAGTTGTCAAAGTGATTGGTAGTTTTGCGGAATTTGAAGAGCTGACGGGGCGTAGGCTAGATGATTATCATTTGCCGCAAGTGATGGACGTGACGTTTGAGTGTGATGGAGTGGAAATGCGGCATATCGGTAAGGTGCTCGACTGCTGGTTTGAGTCTGGCTCAATGCCGTTTGCTCAGTTCCATTATCCGTTTGAAAACAAGGAAAAATTTGAAGCGAGTTTTCCAGCCGATTTTATCATTGAAGCGATTGATCAGACCCGTGGTTGGTTTTATAGTTTGACAGCGGTCAATGTGGCATTATTCGGTAAATCGCCGTGGAAGAATTTGATTTGTACTGGATTCATCAACGCGGCAGACGGCAAAAAGATGAGTAAGAAGTTAAAAAACTACACCGATCCGATGGAATTAATGGATAAAACGTCGGCTGATAGTTTCCGTTTTCTCATGCTATCTAGTCCGCTGACAAATGGCGAGAACTTTGCGCTAGCGGATAAGGATGTCATGGATGTAGCGCGCAAGCTCAGTATGATCTGGAATATGTATGATTTCTTCACGATGTACGCTGAGGTCGATGGCTGGGAATTTTACGGCGAGCTGAAAGATCCGCTGGGCGAGTTGACTAATCCGTTGGATATTTGGATTGTTAGCCGCTTACATCAATTGGTGACGGATGTTGAAAAGGGTCTTGATGATTACAATTTACAAGATGCCACTAAGCCGATTTTGCCATTCCTCGACGACGCTTCCAACTGGTACGTGCGCCGCAGTCGCCGCCGTTTCTGGAAGTCTGAAGACGATGGCGACAAGAACGATGCTTACCGGACGCTACATTATGTACTGGTACGTTTGAGTTACATTTTGGCGCCGTTTACGCCGTTTTTGGCCGAGGAATTGTATCATAATTTGACGGGTGATAACGAGTCGATTCATTTGAAGGATTGGCTGCCAGCTGGTGCGGTGGATGAGCAGGTTCTAGCCGATATGTCCCGTACGCGTGAATTGATCAACAATGGTCTTAGTTTGCGTATGAAGCAAGATGAGCATCAAGCATCAATTAAGGTTCGCCAACCGCTGCAGTTTGCGGCATATGCGGGTGCGAAATTGGCTGAGTATTACGAGCAGATTATGGCCGAGGAGCTAAATGTTAAGGAAATTCGCTGGATTGAGAATTTAGACGAGCACTTGGCGGACTATGATGTGACCGAGGGCGCGATCAAGCCAGAGAGTTGGATCGAAATTAGCAAGCACTTAACGCCCGAGCTCAAACGCGAAGGTTTGATGCGAGAAGTCATTCGCCACGTCCAAAGCGCGCGCAAGAAGGCGGGATTGCAAGTGGACGATCGGATTATACTACAGCTGACGACGAATGACGAGCAGCTCCGCCAAGCGATCGATGAGCATGCTGAGGCGATTGCTACTGAGACGCTGGCGGTGTTTGGCGAGGTACATGACAATCAGTCGACAGCGACGGTTGAAGGGGCTAAGCTCGAGATTGCTCTTGCTGTTGTAAAATAG
- a CDS encoding DUF3137 domain-containing protein, translating into MCNLAVLSQLLFFARAGGGGSSSGGGGGVALFGIPMVIAISVSGFVKKTTQSKMAAIAVGFLAGLLASLFYLLGGVVIFILVAISALVGAIIGAFTDKISRFRKGSEAAKQAVQQAATQDSAWNEQGIVNYATTVFNRFQYDWERMDLPSIQQYVTPNYARHIGLMLYALQQMGRVNRMKNVAVSEAIITRAYDDANDQNDRVSVSFVASANDELVDVASDAVLHRDTGEFGEQWNFVRSGDGWLLDSIDQETEDPAQLVASMQQFAAQYDMYFSPDWGRLLLPTRGELFKGGFKGTDINNHIIGFWTGNLLVQLYTYVADASNTDSAATYIIGQVNLLKSYGGILVERRDSRFLKRFRAPSGYKKVELEWGDFNKRYQVYATDENQVTSFELLNPSFMAWLYDQDIKVNIEVVDNIVYLYAKISTGEMRYGEMMDILQKSHKELKM; encoded by the coding sequence ATGTGTAATCTAGCAGTTCTCAGTCAGTTACTCTTTTTTGCGCGAGCTGGTGGTGGCGGGTCAAGTTCTGGCGGCGGCGGTGGCGTTGCCCTTTTCGGGATACCGATGGTAATTGCAATTTCGGTAAGTGGTTTTGTGAAAAAAACTACCCAGTCAAAGATGGCCGCCATAGCGGTCGGGTTTTTGGCCGGCCTACTCGCCAGCTTGTTCTACCTACTCGGCGGTGTTGTTATTTTTATCCTGGTGGCCATCTCGGCATTGGTCGGTGCGATTATCGGGGCATTTACAGATAAGATCAGCCGTTTTCGCAAAGGCAGCGAGGCTGCAAAACAGGCCGTTCAGCAAGCAGCTACCCAGGACAGCGCCTGGAACGAGCAGGGTATTGTCAATTATGCAACGACGGTGTTTAATCGGTTTCAGTATGATTGGGAGCGGATGGATTTGCCGTCAATTCAGCAGTACGTCACGCCGAATTATGCGCGGCACATCGGACTAATGTTGTATGCCCTACAACAGATGGGGCGAGTCAATCGCATGAAGAATGTGGCGGTCAGTGAAGCGATTATCACCCGGGCGTATGATGATGCGAATGATCAGAATGACCGAGTAAGTGTGAGTTTTGTTGCCTCGGCAAATGATGAGCTGGTTGACGTGGCGAGTGATGCGGTGCTACATCGTGATACGGGCGAGTTTGGTGAGCAGTGGAACTTTGTGCGCTCGGGTGATGGCTGGCTACTAGATAGTATTGATCAGGAAACGGAAGATCCCGCACAGCTTGTTGCCTCTATGCAGCAGTTTGCAGCGCAATACGACATGTATTTCAGTCCGGATTGGGGGCGGTTACTGCTACCAACTCGCGGTGAATTATTCAAGGGCGGCTTTAAGGGTACCGACATCAATAACCACATCATTGGGTTCTGGACGGGTAATTTATTGGTGCAGCTATACACCTATGTGGCTGACGCTTCAAATACCGATTCGGCGGCTACGTACATTATCGGGCAGGTTAATTTGCTAAAGTCGTATGGTGGGATTTTAGTGGAGCGTCGGGATTCGCGCTTCCTGAAGCGGTTCAGAGCGCCGTCGGGTTATAAAAAAGTAGAACTGGAGTGGGGTGACTTTAACAAGCGCTACCAAGTCTACGCCACCGATGAGAACCAGGTGACGAGCTTTGAGCTGCTCAATCCAAGTTTCATGGCCTGGTTGTACGATCAAGACATTAAGGTTAATATTGAGGTGGTAGATAATATTGTTTATCTCTATGCCAAAATTTCCACTGGCGAGATGCGCTACGGGGAGATGATGGATATTTTGCAGAAATCACATAAAGAACTCAAGATGTAA
- a CDS encoding NTP transferase domain-containing protein, which produces MITKAIIPVAGWGTRMLPITKSIEKCMLPIGNRPLIDYVVQDCLAAGVRELIFVVGEQSSQLESYYRSNILLNDYLRSRGKDDKLALVAPIDAKLHFVTQPSYGKYGSAVPVALAADYLEDGESAVVLMGDDFMYNADGSSEVARLLAATPDGQCSLLAQEVPGDDISRYGAIVMDEDGNFVEIVEKPKPEEAPSHFANIGKYVLTKQVIQSCADVEISPRGEYELTDAVSNYARAGGVVKVVPAVGMHLDGGNVEGWLHANNVVCGRSGSCSS; this is translated from the coding sequence ATGATTACCAAAGCTATTATTCCGGTCGCTGGTTGGGGTACACGGATGCTGCCAATCACCAAATCGATTGAAAAGTGTATGCTGCCGATTGGCAATCGACCGCTGATTGATTACGTGGTGCAGGACTGTTTGGCGGCCGGCGTGCGCGAGCTGATTTTTGTGGTTGGCGAGCAGAGTTCACAGTTAGAGAGCTATTATCGGAGCAATATTTTGCTCAACGATTATTTGCGGAGCCGGGGTAAGGATGACAAGTTGGCTCTGGTGGCGCCGATCGATGCGAAGCTTCACTTTGTGACGCAACCGAGCTACGGCAAGTATGGCTCAGCAGTGCCAGTGGCCTTGGCGGCGGACTATCTCGAGGATGGCGAATCGGCAGTGGTGCTGATGGGTGATGACTTTATGTATAATGCCGATGGCTCAAGCGAAGTGGCACGGCTGTTGGCAGCAACGCCAGACGGTCAGTGTAGTCTGCTGGCCCAGGAAGTGCCGGGTGATGACATTAGTCGGTACGGGGCGATTGTAATGGATGAAGACGGCAATTTTGTAGAGATCGTGGAAAAGCCAAAGCCAGAAGAGGCGCCGAGCCACTTTGCCAACATCGGTAAATACGTCCTCACCAAACAAGTTATCCAGTCTTGTGCTGATGTTGAAATATCGCCGCGCGGCGAGTATGAGTTGACCGATGCAGTCAGTAATTATGCTCGGGCCGGCGGTGTCGTCAAGGTTGTGCCAGCGGTAGGTATGCATTTGGACGGTGGTAATGTCGAGGGCTGGTTGCACGCAAACAATGTGGTGTGCGGTCGGTCGGGGTCGTGTTCGAGTTGA
- the rplU gene encoding 50S ribosomal protein L21 — MKAVVKISGKQYIVSEKESLLVDLLPEGTKELTLDALLVIDGDKTTVGTPTVKGVVVKAKVAEAEVKGDKIRVIRYKSKKRVHKETGHRQKYTRIEITSIK; from the coding sequence ATGAAAGCAGTCGTAAAAATCTCTGGCAAACAATACATTGTCAGCGAAAAAGAGTCCCTCTTGGTGGATCTCCTCCCTGAAGGCACAAAAGAACTCACTCTCGACGCACTTTTAGTGATTGATGGTGATAAAACAACAGTTGGTACACCAACCGTAAAAGGTGTGGTAGTGAAGGCAAAAGTTGCTGAAGCAGAAGTCAAGGGCGACAAAATCCGCGTCATCCGCTACAAGAGCAAAAAACGCGTTCACAAAGAAACGGGTCATCGCCAGAAGTACACCAGGATTGAGATTACCTCGATCAAATAA
- a CDS encoding AAA family ATPase has translation MTKIIAVTNQKGGVGKTTTSINVAYFLAKAGKRTLIVDFDPQGNATSGLGIDKQELGITMTEVVTGQAALNNIIIQTDIKNLSIAPATSHLANTEVELAQAEGRFVRLRQALASLAGYDYVIIDSPPSLSLLTVNGLIAAQYVLLPVQAEFYALEGLGQLMETMKLVRKGLNPHLRLLGVVTTMVDSRTTLSSQVYDEIKKHFADTIFKTTIPRNIRLAEAPSHGVPVGVYDRFSKGSRAYHALTKEIIERIEG, from the coding sequence ATGACGAAGATTATTGCGGTGACAAATCAAAAGGGCGGCGTCGGCAAGACGACGACTTCAATCAATGTGGCATATTTTTTGGCAAAAGCCGGTAAGCGGACGCTGATCGTTGACTTTGATCCGCAGGGTAATGCCACCAGCGGCCTTGGCATTGATAAGCAAGAGCTGGGCATAACGATGACCGAGGTAGTGACTGGTCAGGCAGCCTTGAATAATATAATTATTCAGACCGACATCAAGAATCTATCGATCGCACCAGCCACGTCGCACTTAGCAAATACCGAGGTTGAGTTGGCCCAAGCCGAGGGGCGGTTTGTGCGGCTGCGCCAGGCGCTGGCGAGCCTCGCTGGGTATGATTATGTGATCATTGATAGTCCGCCGAGTCTGAGTCTGCTGACCGTGAATGGGCTGATCGCAGCGCAGTACGTCCTATTGCCGGTGCAGGCAGAGTTTTATGCACTCGAGGGGCTGGGGCAACTGATGGAGACGATGAAGTTGGTTCGCAAGGGGCTCAATCCGCATCTGCGCTTGCTCGGCGTGGTGACCACCATGGTTGATTCGCGAACGACTCTATCGAGCCAGGTGTACGATGAAATTAAAAAGCATTTTGCCGATACGATTTTCAAGACGACGATTCCGCGTAATATTCGCCTCGCTGAGGCACCAAGTCATGGCGTGCCGGTTGGTGTGTACGATCGTTTCTCAAAGGGATCGCGGGCCTACCACGCACTGACCAAAGAAATTATCGAGAGGATTGAAGGATGA
- a CDS encoding ParB/RepB/Spo0J family partition protein — translation MKKGLGRGFDSLIPTNLFDEAFDPTAGQDATMSQLRQIPITDITPDPDQPRRFFDEEALRELADSIRRHGVVQPIVVTPHGAQFMIVAGERRWRAAQLAGLIEIPSIIRSLSDQHRLEVSLIENLQRRDLNPLETATAYMKLRDQFNMTLEQIGQHVGGKSVSAISNTLRLLKLPSVVRTALFENKISEGQARTLVGLPDDVAEDLLQQTIDQGWSVRKLEQMIAAWKRAQQPSGPAPTPKSVKQPHASSVARLSKKLRTDITVRTSKRGAGQIIIPFKDQADFERIRDLIG, via the coding sequence ATGAAAAAGGGACTTGGGCGGGGGTTTGATTCGCTGATACCGACAAATTTGTTTGACGAGGCTTTTGACCCGACGGCTGGTCAAGATGCGACAATGTCGCAATTACGCCAGATACCGATTACCGATATTACTCCAGATCCAGATCAGCCGCGGCGGTTCTTTGATGAGGAGGCACTGCGTGAACTGGCCGATTCGATTCGTCGGCATGGCGTGGTGCAGCCGATCGTCGTAACGCCACATGGGGCGCAGTTCATGATCGTGGCTGGCGAGCGGCGCTGGCGAGCGGCGCAGCTGGCTGGATTAATCGAGATACCGAGTATCATTCGCAGTTTGAGCGATCAGCACCGATTAGAGGTGTCACTGATTGAGAACTTGCAGCGGCGCGACCTCAATCCGCTGGAAACGGCGACGGCCTACATGAAGCTACGCGACCAGTTCAATATGACGCTGGAACAAATCGGCCAGCACGTCGGCGGTAAATCGGTCAGCGCCATTAGCAATACACTGCGCCTCTTGAAATTACCGAGCGTGGTGCGGACGGCGCTGTTTGAAAATAAGATTTCTGAAGGGCAGGCGCGAACATTGGTGGGGCTGCCAGATGACGTGGCGGAGGATTTATTGCAGCAAACGATTGATCAGGGCTGGAGCGTGCGTAAGCTCGAGCAGATGATCGCTGCCTGGAAGCGGGCACAGCAGCCGTCGGGCCCCGCGCCAACTCCAAAGTCAGTCAAGCAGCCGCACGCCTCGTCGGTAGCGCGCCTGTCGAAAAAACTCCGTACTGACATCACGGTTCGCACCAGTAAGCGCGGTGCCGGTCAGATTATCATCCCGTTCAAAGACCAAGCGGATTTTGAGCGGATTCGCGACTTGATTGGCTGA
- the lepB gene encoding signal peptidase I — protein MDAHFLDRHPRLRDSLGLIIFVIGVIIGTILINTFVFRSFGVQGPSMENTMHTNDRLIVDRLSVTIKQLQNKQYIPQRGQIIVFKNPNYNPTLGHDEYIVKRVIAFAGERVTVKDGVVTVYNSEHPNGFNPDTTVNKNEPKSPTSGDVDTKVSEGTIFVMGDNREGNFSCDSRNCMGNIPLYDIVGPVIARIFPFTQIRGF, from the coding sequence ATGGATGCTCATTTTCTCGATCGACACCCTCGTCTAAGGGACAGTCTGGGACTGATTATTTTTGTGATTGGGGTGATTATCGGGACGATTTTGATAAACACCTTTGTCTTTCGTAGTTTTGGCGTGCAGGGACCAAGCATGGAAAACACCATGCACACCAACGACCGCCTGATCGTCGACCGACTATCAGTCACGATCAAACAGCTTCAAAATAAACAGTATATCCCCCAGCGCGGTCAAATTATTGTCTTTAAAAATCCTAATTACAATCCAACCCTCGGTCACGATGAATATATCGTCAAACGGGTCATCGCTTTCGCGGGTGAGCGCGTCACCGTCAAGGATGGCGTCGTCACCGTTTATAACAGTGAACATCCGAACGGCTTTAACCCCGATACAACCGTCAACAAAAACGAACCAAAGTCCCCCACCTCCGGCGATGTCGATACCAAAGTATCTGAGGGGACAATTTTCGTAATGGGTGATAATCGTGAGGGTAATTTTTCGTGTGACTCGCGTAACTGCATGGGCAACATTCCGCTATACGATATCGTCGGGCCGGTCATCGCCCGTATTTTCCCCTTCACACAGATCAGAGGGTTTTAA